Proteins from a single region of Pyrus communis chromosome 6, drPyrComm1.1, whole genome shotgun sequence:
- the LOC137737422 gene encoding dual specificity protein phosphatase 1-like isoform X1: protein MDPIDESFKKQIATLLRVIHVTRCSKEDNVPCQIEEGLFLGSIGAANNKDELKNLNITHILTVANSLAPAYPNDFVYKVINVADRVCTDLKQHFDECIDYIDEATRSGGGVLVHCFVGRSRSVTIIVAYLMKKHGMSISQALEHVKSRRPQASPNAGFISQLESFERSLCADEENKTT, encoded by the exons ATGGATCCAATAGACGAATCCTTCAAGAAACAAATTGCAACATTGTTGAGAGTTATACATGTGACAAGATGCTCTAAAGAGGACAATGTTCCATGCCAAATTGAAGAG GGTCTCTTCTTGGGTTCTATTGGAGCTGCAAATAACAAGGACGAACTGAAAAACTTAAACATCACACACATTTTGACTGTGGCTAATTCTTTGGCACCTGCATATCCAAATGATTTTGTGTATAAGGTTATAAATG TTGCGGACAGAGTCTGCACAGATCTAAAACAGCACTTTGATGAGTGCATCGATTATATTGACGAAGCTACAAGATCTGGTGGTGGTGTGTTGGTTCATTGCTTTGTGGGAAGATCCAGAAG TGTGACTATTATTGTTGCATATCTGATGAAAAAGCATGGTATGAGCATATCTCAAGCTCTTGAACATGTGAAGAGCAGACGGCCTCAGGCATCTCCTAATGCTGGTTTCATTTCACAACTGGAGAGCTTTGAAAGGTCTCTTTGTG CAGATGAAGAGAACAAGACAACGTAA
- the LOC137737422 gene encoding dual specificity protein phosphatase 1-like isoform X2, translating to MDPIDESFKKQIATLLRVIHVTRCSKEDNVPCQIEEGLFLGSIGAANNKDELKNLNITHILTVANSLAPAYPNDFVYKVINVADRVCTDLKQHFDECIDYIDEATRSGGGVLVHCFVGRSRSVTIIVAYLMKKHGMSISQALEHVKSRRPQASPNAGFISQLESFERSLCDEENKTT from the exons ATGGATCCAATAGACGAATCCTTCAAGAAACAAATTGCAACATTGTTGAGAGTTATACATGTGACAAGATGCTCTAAAGAGGACAATGTTCCATGCCAAATTGAAGAG GGTCTCTTCTTGGGTTCTATTGGAGCTGCAAATAACAAGGACGAACTGAAAAACTTAAACATCACACACATTTTGACTGTGGCTAATTCTTTGGCACCTGCATATCCAAATGATTTTGTGTATAAGGTTATAAATG TTGCGGACAGAGTCTGCACAGATCTAAAACAGCACTTTGATGAGTGCATCGATTATATTGACGAAGCTACAAGATCTGGTGGTGGTGTGTTGGTTCATTGCTTTGTGGGAAGATCCAGAAG TGTGACTATTATTGTTGCATATCTGATGAAAAAGCATGGTATGAGCATATCTCAAGCTCTTGAACATGTGAAGAGCAGACGGCCTCAGGCATCTCCTAATGCTGGTTTCATTTCACAACTGGAGAGCTTTGAAAGGTCTCTTTGTG ATGAAGAGAACAAGACAACGTAA